A window of the Gossypium hirsutum isolate 1008001.06 chromosome A03, Gossypium_hirsutum_v2.1, whole genome shotgun sequence genome harbors these coding sequences:
- the LOC107887433 gene encoding dicarboxylate transporter 2.1, chloroplastic yields the protein MESLALQAFSTVTTTPFSLSSRSSLHLRSRPITKISQPSIFPSSSIPTLRSPLKPLLLLPERPKPLISPIRAVSRNDSTPPTETTTSPPQGAKLFPLFLSVSIGLIVRFLVPKPVEVTPQAWQLLAIFLSTIAGLVLSPLPVGAWAFIGLTTSIVTKTLPFASAFSAFTNEVIWLIVISFFFARGFVKTGLGDRIATYFVKWLGKSTLGLSYGLTLSEALIAPAMPSTTARAGGVFLPIIKSLSLSAGSRPGDSSSKKLGSYLIQSQFQSAGNSSALFLTAAAQNLLCLKLAEELGIVISSPWVSWFKAASLPALVSLLLTPLILYKLYPPETKDTPDAPAMAAKKLENMGPVTRNEWIMVGTMLLAVALWVCGESLGIPSAVAAMIGLSILLLLGVLDWNDCLSEKSAWDTLAWFAVLVGMAGQLTNLGIVSWMSGCVAKVLQSLSLSWPAALGVLQASYFFIHYLFASQTGHVGALYSAFLAMHLAAGVPGILAALALAYNTNLFGALTHYSSGQAAVYYGAGYVDLPEVFKMGFIMASINAIIWGVVGKFWWKFLGLY from the exons ATGGAGAGCTTAGCCCTTCAAGCTTTCTCCACTGTTACCACCACTCCCTTCTCGCTTTCCTCCCGGTCTTCGCTTCACCTCCGGTCTAGACCCATTACGAAAATTTCCCAGCCATCCATTTTCCCTTCATCTTCAATCCCCACCCTTCGATCACCGCTCAAGCCTCTCTTATTACTTCCCGAACGACCCAAGCCCCTCATTTCGCCTATCCGGGCCGTTTCTCGAAACGACAGCACCCCACCTACTGAAACGACCACCTCTCCTCCTCAAGGAGCCAAACTCTTCCCTTTGTTTCTCTCAGTTTCCATTGGTCTAATTGTTCGTTTTCTCGTTCCCAAACCGGTCGAAGTAACCCCACAAGCCTGGCAACTTTTGGCCATCTTTTTATCCACAATCGCCGGTCTAGTCTTAAGCCCTTTACCCGTTGGAGCATGGGCTTTTATAGGTCTCACAACTTCCATCGTCACCAAAACGCTGCCGTTTGCGTCCGCCTTCAGTGCTTTCACCAATGAagtcatttggttgattgtcatTTCCTTCTTTTTCGCTCGTGGATTCGTGAAAACGGGGCTCGGGGACAGAATCGCTACTTATTTCGTCAAATGGTTGGGCAAAAGCACGTTGGGGTTGTCTTATGGACTGACTTTGAGTGAGGCCTTGATTGCGCCGGCGATGCCTAGTACTACTGCTAGAGCTGGTGGGGTTTTCTTGCCCATTATTAAGTCCTTGTCTTTGTCTGCTGGAAGTCGGCCTGGAGATTCGTCATCTAAGAAGCTTGGGAGTTATCTAATTCAATCGCAGTTCCAG TCTGCTGGCAACTCCAGTGCTCTTTTCTTGACTGCTGCAGCTCAGAATTTGCTATGCCTCAAATTAGCAGAGGAGCTTGGGATTGTCATTTCAAGTCCTTGGGTTTCGTGGTTCAAGGCGGCTAGTTTACCAGCACTTGTTTCTCTACTGCTTACTCCATTGATTTTATACAAGCTTTATCCTCCCGAAACCAAAGACACACCGGATGCCCCTGCAATGGCAGCAAAGAAACTAGAGAACATGGGTCCTGTCACTAGAAATGAATGGATCATGGTTGGAACAATGCTTCTTGCAGTTGCTCTATGGGTCTGTGG TGAGAGTCTTGGTATACCAAGTGCTGTGGCTGCAATGATCGGTTTGTCAATACTCCTTTTGTTAGGTGTGCTCGACTGGAATGATTGCTTAAGCGAAAAATCAGCATGGGATACATTGGCTTGGTTTGCTGTTTTGGTAGGCATGGCAGGCCAATTGACAAACCTTGGGATAGTGAGCTGGATGTCTGGTTGTGTAGCTAAGGTCCTTCAATCTCTCTCATTGAGCTGGCCAGCTGCATTGGGTGTTCTTCAGGCATCATACTTTTTCATCCACTACCTATTTGCAAGTCAAACGGGTCATGTAGGTGCATTATACTCCGCTTTTCTTGCCATGCATTTGGCCGCTGGAGTACCTGGCATATTAGCAGCACTGGCTCTTGCTTACAACACCAATCTTTTTGGTGCCCTAACACATTATAGCAGTGGTCAGGCAGCTGTCTACTATGGAG CCGGATACGTAGACCTTCCCGAGGTATTCAAAATGGGATTTATAATGGCTTCCATTAATGCCATCATCTGGGGTGTTGTTGGAAAATTCTGGTGGAAATTTTTGGGCCTCTACTGA